Genomic window (Moritella sp. F3):
ATTTATGACGCCGAAATTATTACCAGCAGTGGTATTTTTATCTATGTCTATATTAGCGTTTGTTACTGGTTCTAGCTGGGGTATTTTTGCCGTTTCTATTCCAATTGTAATGCCGTTAGCACAATCGCTTAATGCGGATATTCCGTTAGTGATTGGTGCACTATTATCGGCATCATCATTTGGCAGTCAGGCTTGTTTTTATTCTGACTCGACGGTGTTAGCGGCGCAAGGTTCTGATTGTAACTTGATGAGCCATGCTATAACGCAATTACCTTATACATTGATTGCGGCTGCGGTTACGTTTGTCGGATTTATCTGGCTTGCTTAATCGTTAAACGCTGAATCAATAATTAAAGGTGCCGTATGTACGAATACGGCACCTTTGTTAGATAATTAACATTCGTTCTCCGCAAAGATTTAAAATACAGCTTAATGAATTTTAGCAGAGCATTATTACTGCTTAAATTTAACCCTCCTTATTTAATATCATTAATTTACAATTATTGAGCGTTTAGCCATGAAAAAATCTCTCTCTTTTAGAGCGTTTATCACAACTGTCTGTATCGCTATTATCTTATTGTTGAGCATTGTGCTAATTCGAGTCAGTATTAATCATTCACGTGAAGTGACTACCAGCCTTTCTGAAGATATAGTTGCAAGTCATGCTGAAGCGCTGACAGGCCGAATTGGCTTATTGGGTACGCCTTTGGCTACCTTGCTTGATACCTTAGCGTTTACCGATTTTGTCCATTCCACATTAGACGTAAAAGACCGTGTCTGGCTGGGAACATTAGCTAAAATATTGGCTAAAAGTCCGCATTTATCAACACTGTATTTTGGCGATGAAAACGGTAACTCCTTTGTTGTTAGGCCCATTTATGATGCGAGTGATCGTGGGCGGTTAAGTGCGCCTGAACATTCAGTGATTATGGTCGATTACAATCAGTTTAATGGCGAGCAAACCCGTATTTTCTTTGATAGAAATATGTTAGTTATTACCGAGTTTCTTTATGATAACGAAAATTATGATCCGCGCGTGAGACCTTGGTTTATTGAAACTAAACAAGGTGGCAATATCAACGTGACAGAACCGTATTATTTTTACTTTTTCAAGCATTTTGGTATTACTTTTTCGCGTCGTTCGCTTGATGGTAAGAGTGTGATAGCGGCTGATTTCACGCTTGATTCACTTAACGATGTCATGGCTGAAATGGCCTATTCAGCAGATTCTAAAATATACTTATTTACGGCGAAAGAAAGCCTATTAGCAAGCAATCAAATAATTAAAACAGATGATCCCACCAAAAAAGTAGAGTTAAAGGATTTGGGGTTAAAAGCGTTTATTCCAAATTTAAGTCATGTGAATAGAGCTAAGGGTGAAAGCCGTCGTATTAATTGGCAAGGCCAGGAATGGCAGTTAATCATTACCCCGATGGTGATGAGTGAATATGAAATTTTATACTTAGTGAACGTAGTCTCGTTAGAGTCGGTACTGGCGGATTCCAATGATTTTTATAATGACTTATTGTTGATCTCTTTAGCCGTGGTGGTGTTATCGCTATTGATTGTGATCATGGCGACTCGCCATGTGGTTCGTCCGCTAACGTTTCTAGCTAAATCATTGAAAGATATACAGCGATTTAGTTTTAAAAGACGTCCGTATAAGAGTTCCGGCATCACAGAAATAGATCAAATAAACGAAACCATGCTGATGATGGAAGAAGTGTTATTTAACTTTATTCAAAACCTGAAACAGGTCGCACGCTCAACGGCGCCAGAAGAGATGTCATCGTCATTGGTGTTGCAGGTTCAAGATATTTTAAAATCAGATGATTGCTTGCTGTTTACGAACTCGTTGCAGTCTCGAGCTGAGTTTTCATTAGCCGCAAAAATGGGTGAATATGGCCAGATGAATTTACAAGCACTGTTCGACAGTAATCCTGCTGCTTTTGAACAAACTATATATGAGTTGAGCTCAAGTGAAATACAATTGCTGTCAACGCAACATCACGCTGGTTTTATTATGCCGCTGTTTAATCGCAATAAGCAAAATATCGGTGCGCTGTTGATTTGTTTTAACGACAAAGTGAATGCTGATATTCGTGGTCGACTCGCATTTGTGCAAGAATTTATCGGTTTTAACGAACTGGTGTTAGAACACTTAGAAACAGCCGAGGCACAAACGAATTTATTCCATGCTTTTGTGATGATGACCGCCAGTGCCGTTGACGTTAAGTCAGCTTATACCGGTGAACATTGTAAGCGTGTACCTGACATTACGCAGATGTTGGCGGAGAAGATGGTGGCGGATAAGGGGACATTTGCAAACTTTGATATGAATAAAAAGCAATGGGAAGAGCTGTTGTTGGCCGCTTGGTTACATGATTGTGGCAAGGTATCAACACCAGACTTTATCATGGATAAATCGACCAAGCTGGAAACTGTTTATGATCGCATTCATGAGGTCAGAATGCGCTATGAAGTGCTAAAACGTGATGCCGAAATAGGTTATTTAGAATCTGTACTTGAGGGTAATGATAAGCTAGATGCACAAGCACAATGTGAGCAGCTAAAACTAACGTTGGATAATGAGTTTGCTTTTGTCGCAGATTGTAATCTCGGCAGTGAATTTATGGCGGATGATAAGATTGCACGTTTGGAGCAACTCGCACAACGTACCTGGTTACGTACTTTACCTGATGATATTGGCATTTCTCACCAAGAAAAAGTGAAAAAAGTAGCACAACGATTACCTGCAGTTGAAACTGTACTTACTAATAAAACTGAACATTTATATGCTTGGGATGAGAAGAAGAAGTTGCAAGTTAATGGTTTAAGAGACTTTAAAATCAAGCAGCCAATGTATCAATATAACCGTGGTGAGTTATATAACTTAGGCATTAAAGCGGGGACGTTAACAGTGGAAGATCGTTACAATATTAATGAACATATCGTGCAAACTTATATGATGCTAGATCAACTGCCATACCCTGAGCATTTAAAAAATGTTCCGATTATTGCCGGTAGTCATCACGAACGTATTGACGGTAAAGGTTACCCATTAGAGTTGGCTGGTGAACAGATACCGTTGCAAGGCCGCATCATAGCGGTCGCTGATGTTTTTGAAGCCTTAACGGCATCAGATCGTCCCTACAAAGAGGCAAAACCGTTAAGCTTAGCGCTAAAAATCATGGCTAATATGGTAAAAGATAAGCACCTAGATAGGGAATTATTTGACTTGTTCCTAACGACTGGCGTATACAGTCAATACGCAACCGAATATTTACCATCGCAGCAGATTGATATTGTTGATATTGATAGTATTCGTGGCATTTATCTTCCAACGAACGATGACGATTCATTGAGCGCTAAGCAAAAGGTTACCACTTGATCAACACCCATAAATTTACCCTCGCAGGCTGTTTAGCTATTTTATTATGGAGCACTATTGTTGGGCTTATTCGTAATGTAGCGGAGCAGCTCGGCCCGATTGGTGGCGCAGCTATGATTTATACCGTTAGTTCGGTATTTTTGTGGGTGTTTTTAGGCGCACCTAAGCTGAAGCTTTTTCCTCCTCGCTATCTCCTGATTGGTGGTGGCTTGTTTGTGAGTTATGAAATTTGCTTATCACTAGCGCTGGGTATGGCGAATGATCGCACCCAAGCTGTAGAGATGGGGGTGATTAATTATCTATGGCCTTCGTTAACTGTGTTGATGGCGGTGTTTATAAGCAATAAACCAGTTAATAAACTCTTGTATCCTGCTATTGCGTTGTCATTCTTTGGCGTTGCCTGGACGGTTGGCGGTGATGAAGGTATTTCGATTAGTCAGCTCACAAGTAATATAGCCACCAACCCAGCAAGCTATTCTATGGCATTTTTTGGTGCCTTTATTTGGGCATTTTATTGTAATATCACTAAGAAACTGGCTAACGGTATGAACGGCATTACCTGGTTCTTTATTGGTACAGCGATAGCGCTGTGGATAAAGTATTTTATCAGTAATGAACCCGCGATGGAGTTTACTACCGAGGCGACGTTTGATTTGTTACTTGCCGGTATTGTCATGGGCAGTGGTTATGCGTTGTGGAATATTGGTATTCTCGGTGGGAATATGGTGTTTTTGGCGACGTTGTCGTATTTTACGCCTATTTTATCGACATTTTTTTCAGCGATGATACTTAATATCGAACTGACGACCAAATTTTGGCAAGGTGTGGTGATGGTCACTGTCGCCTCGTTAATATGCTGGTGGTTGACGCGTGAAAAGTCGTAATAATGTCAATCTTGATATGAGAATATAAACATCACCTAAAGGGAGTTAGCATAGATGATAACTTGTTATGTAAAGTATGTGATTGATGCATCGAAGGTTAAAGAGTTTGAAGAATACGCTAAAATGTGGATACCGCTTGTAGAGACATTTGGCGGACAACACAGCGGTTATTTCTTACCTTCAGAAGGGGCGAGCAATATCGCATTGGCTTTATTTTCGTTTCCAAGCTTAGCGGCTTATGAAGAATATCGCCTTAAATCAGTAGATGACGATGCATGCATTAAAGCGTTTCAATTTGCAGAAGATACAAACTGTATTGTGAGTTATGAACGTAGCTTTTTTAGACCGGTATTTAGTTAGTGTCATACAGGAGTTATAGTGATGCTAGTTACTAGGCAGCTTAACTTACGTGCGTTTTCGCTATCTGATAAAGAGACTATGATTCATCTATTATCAGATACGGATTTTATGGCTTATTCGCCAACGGGCGTGATGACGATTTCTCAAGCTGAGCGCCGTTTTAGCTCACTTTTAAGTGCATTTAAGGATCATGGAATAGGTAAGCTGGCTGTGATTGAACGGTCAAGCGGTGATCTTATTGGATATTGTGGAATCGAGTCATTTGAATACGAAAATGCTACCGCAGTAGAGTTAGGTTACCGTTTAAAGCTCTCAGCTAGAGGTAAAGGTTATGCGTTTGAAGCGAGCAAAGCTGTATTAGCATTTGCTACGCAACTTGGCTATCAGCGAGTATTTGCATTTACTGAACCTGATAATACCCCCTCTCAACACATTCTCATTAAACTGGGATTCATGCTCCGTGAGCAAGGTGTTCATCAAGGCATGCCAATCCAATATTTTGAAAAGCTTTTTTAACTTATCCTATTAATATAATTCATTAAAATATGCCCTGTTAGAACTGTATTTATTTCCGAATTTAGCTGAGCATATTTAACGTCACTTTTTATTTGGCGTGTAAGGCTTATTAACCCATTGATCTCGGCCTAGAGACTTTGCTTCATAGAGGGCATCATCAGCGGCTTTAACGATGTTTTTAATCGTCGGTTCATTAAGCTCTTTCGCGAGCGTAGCACCGATACTGCAGGTTATCTGGATATCAGGTTGTTTTGGTATGTTAACTTGTCTGACACTCTCTAGTACGCGCTGTATTATATTTTCTAACTCTTCGTTTGAGACATGCTTTAAAATAATCGCAAACTCTTCCCCACCAATGCGAGCATGAAAATCGTTATCTTCAGGCAGTATTGCTGAAACGGCTTTTACGGTTGCCACTAAACATTCATCACCTACGTCATGGCCATATTGATCATTAATTTGTTTAAAGTGGTCGAAATCATAAATGATGATCGCTAGCGGTAGGCTATTTGAACATTTCTGATTGATGATATTGTCACTGAATTCTTCATATGAACGGCGGTTGGCAATTAATGTGAGTGAATCGGTATACGCCATTTTATTTAATATGGTTGTGCGCATTTTTACTTTTCTGTCTAATTCTCGAGATAGGTGATGGGTTCGCTTTAAGGTGATAAACATGCATAGCAAGCTGATCACAGAAAAAGCCATAAAGATAATATAAGAGTATTGCACTGTTGAGGCGAGGGCATCGTCACCGCCATCTAAGGGGAGGGTGACATCAATCGCGCCGCGGATATCACCGACCTGCCAATCTTTTTTGGGACTACCTGGATGGTAATTATGACAATCGACGCAGCTTTGTTCCATAAATATCGCTTCAGCGTGACGTAGTACCGTCATTCCGCCTAGCTCTTCTATACGTTCAAATACCGGTGTTTCAGTAGTCAAGTTGCTAAGTGCGTCATGTTGAAAGTCATCTTGTGGCCCGCCAGTCAGCATTCTACTTTTAAATGGATATTGGCTATAAGTATGTAATATAAGCCCTTCATTGGGGTTAGAGATACTTTCACCTAGCTCAATAGCGAATGTTGTCGGGTTAGGAATTGAGAGTGGTTTACCATGGTAGAGCGCTTCAACAGTAATGTCCGGGTGCGTTCTTAATGATGCAATATTTGCGCTATACGAAGTACGCGCTAAGTTGACGGTATGCGCGAGCGCTTCTGCGGTACGGCTGGCTAATACTGCTGATGCTGAATATTGAAGTTTTTGTACTGCAAATAAGGAGATACTGGCCATCAACATGAATAGCACACTGAAAAAAGCAATGGTGTGTGTTTGGGTGATCTTCATGTGACTTTACCCGCTTCAATGTTGAGGTTTTGGTTTGTAAATGCAATAGTAATTGATTTATTAAAATATTATTGTGTAAATTACACATAGGGTGACACACGGCACAGATATTCCTTGGCGTGATTGGTTAACATAAATTATCTTGTCGTATTTTATGTTAACCAATGGAATGCTCAAAAAGTACACGTTAATCTTTGCTGCTAGCTATAATGTAATCATTATTTTTAGTATTTAGTTTGAATTTAAGCGAGGTATGACTGTCTAAAATCTAGGGTCTAAAACCACAAGGCTTAAACTTGTAGTATTAAATACAGTACTTAGCCATTTATTATTTATTCAGAGGCGTAGAGGATAATATGAGAACAATCGGTAATATAATCTGGTTTCTGTTTGGTGGTGCGGTCATGGGGTTAGCATGGGTACTATTTGGCGTATTAGCGTTTATTAGTATTGTCGGCATTCCATGGGGGCGTTCTTGTTTTGTTATTGCTGGATTTTCTTTTTTCCCGTTTGGTAAAGAGGCCATATATCGTGATGAACTAACGCGAGCAGAAGATATTGGAACTGGTAGCTTTGGTTTTATTGGTAATGCGTTGTGGTTTATTTTTGCGGGTGTGTGGTTAGCACTTGGGCATGTAGCGTCGGCCATAGCTTGTTTCGTGACGATTATTGGTATTCCGTTTGCCTTGCAGCATCTAAAATTAGCGGTTATTTCATTGGCGCCAATAGGGCAGACTATTGTTGATAAAGACGTCGCAGCAATGGCGCGTTATAAGAACAACAAGTTTAAGCTGTAAATTCACATAATTAGTCGCTATTAACTCGTTAACGATAAATAGACTTCACGCACCCGTTTAACCTCTTACTCTGCGGTTGGGTCAAACAGGTGCTTCCTTCATTGTTAAGCTATCTACTGTGTTAGGCGTTGTGTTAGGCGCGTAAATGCTTCACTATCGTGATCTGTTTCAACACTCACACTTAATAAATCATCAATAAAGTGCAGTAATGCTCGATTCTCAATTTGTTTCACTTGCGCTTGCTGTGTTTCCGTTAGCATGTGATACATGGTTGCTGCGCCAAAATCACCAAAGATGATATTCGCATCCACATCAAACAGGGTATTGTGCGCGTACAGATCACCGTGACAAACTTGATTGTCGTGTAAATGGGTAAACACCTCATCCATTTGCGAGACGATCTTGTCAATTTGAGTGATAGATAAAGTAAAGTCAGTTGGGAAAGTATCACGCGTACAACTGTTAAAGCATGGTGGTAGCCCCAAGTTAGCGTAGTGTGCAGGGATCAAATTCATGATCAGGGCTAAGTAACCGTCTTCTTTTACTTGTGCTAATGATTGTACTAAGCTCGGGTGGTTACCTACTTTTAAACACGCTTGTAACTCATCTTCAGGATAACCATCACTGGTCACAGCACCTTTAAATACTTTGACTGCAACTTCGTCTGGGAACTCTGTTTGTTGTCCATTCCAAACTGCTTTTGAGATCACGCCTGATGCGCCTTGGCCAAGTACGTTTTGTAATGTATAGCTTGATGAGGTTAACTGCGGCACGCTATCAATCGATACGTTAGCTTGGCTAAATGGATTACCAGAAAAGGCAAACCAAGCCAGTTTTGGTAAACCGAATAGCTGCTCTGGGCATTCAGTTAGGCGGTTAGCTGAAATACGCACTAGCTCTAGGTTATGACACTGAGACATTGTCTCTGGTAGAGCTGTCAAACAATTACCTGCTAGAGCAAGTTTTTGTAAACGCGGGCGTTCACCTAATGAGTCCGGTAATACTTCAAGACGGTTATCCGTTAAGATCAACCAGCGTAATTTCACTGGTAATGACGTTTCCGGTACTTGGTTAATCTGGTTTGATTTAAAGCCAACCATTTCTAGGTTCGGGCATTGACCCAGTACTTCAGGCAAGGTGACAAACTGATTGTTTGAGGCAAACAAAATCTTTAACTTTGTTAACTGTGCAATCTCTACTGGCAGCGTTGTTAACTGGTTATTTGATAAGTCGAGGATCTCTAAACTATCGGCAAGTGACAAGATTTCCAGAGGAAAAGCGGTTAGGTTTTCTGATAATGTTAAACGCTTAATACCTGTTAGTTCACCAGATTTTAGCTGAGATAGAGTATGCAAAATGATTTAGCCCGTTGTTAGAATGATACAAAACGGGGGCTAGTTTACGCGAAAATTAAGTGAAAAGGGGGATTAACAAGATATTCTCATTAATCCCGTTTAATTTT
Coding sequences:
- a CDS encoding diguanylate cyclase domain-containing protein produces the protein MKITQTHTIAFFSVLFMLMASISLFAVQKLQYSASAVLASRTAEALAHTVNLARTSYSANIASLRTHPDITVEALYHGKPLSIPNPTTFAIELGESISNPNEGLILHTYSQYPFKSRMLTGGPQDDFQHDALSNLTTETPVFERIEELGGMTVLRHAEAIFMEQSCVDCHNYHPGSPKKDWQVGDIRGAIDVTLPLDGGDDALASTVQYSYIIFMAFSVISLLCMFITLKRTHHLSRELDRKVKMRTTILNKMAYTDSLTLIANRRSYEEFSDNIINQKCSNSLPLAIIIYDFDHFKQINDQYGHDVGDECLVATVKAVSAILPEDNDFHARIGGEEFAIILKHVSNEELENIIQRVLESVRQVNIPKQPDIQITCSIGATLAKELNEPTIKNIVKAADDALYEAKSLGRDQWVNKPYTPNKK
- a CDS encoding leucine-rich repeat-containing protein kinase family protein — translated: MHTLSQLKSGELTGIKRLTLSENLTAFPLEILSLADSLEILDLSNNQLTTLPVEIAQLTKLKILFASNNQFVTLPEVLGQCPNLEMVGFKSNQINQVPETSLPVKLRWLILTDNRLEVLPDSLGERPRLQKLALAGNCLTALPETMSQCHNLELVRISANRLTECPEQLFGLPKLAWFAFSGNPFSQANVSIDSVPQLTSSSYTLQNVLGQGASGVISKAVWNGQQTEFPDEVAVKVFKGAVTSDGYPEDELQACLKVGNHPSLVQSLAQVKEDGYLALIMNLIPAHYANLGLPPCFNSCTRDTFPTDFTLSITQIDKIVSQMDEVFTHLHDNQVCHGDLYAHNTLFDVDANIIFGDFGAATMYHMLTETQQAQVKQIENRALLHFIDDLLSVSVETDHDSEAFTRLTQRLTQ
- a CDS encoding HD domain-containing phosphohydrolase; this translates as MKKSLSFRAFITTVCIAIILLLSIVLIRVSINHSREVTTSLSEDIVASHAEALTGRIGLLGTPLATLLDTLAFTDFVHSTLDVKDRVWLGTLAKILAKSPHLSTLYFGDENGNSFVVRPIYDASDRGRLSAPEHSVIMVDYNQFNGEQTRIFFDRNMLVITEFLYDNENYDPRVRPWFIETKQGGNINVTEPYYFYFFKHFGITFSRRSLDGKSVIAADFTLDSLNDVMAEMAYSADSKIYLFTAKESLLASNQIIKTDDPTKKVELKDLGLKAFIPNLSHVNRAKGESRRINWQGQEWQLIITPMVMSEYEILYLVNVVSLESVLADSNDFYNDLLLISLAVVVLSLLIVIMATRHVVRPLTFLAKSLKDIQRFSFKRRPYKSSGITEIDQINETMLMMEEVLFNFIQNLKQVARSTAPEEMSSSLVLQVQDILKSDDCLLFTNSLQSRAEFSLAAKMGEYGQMNLQALFDSNPAAFEQTIYELSSSEIQLLSTQHHAGFIMPLFNRNKQNIGALLICFNDKVNADIRGRLAFVQEFIGFNELVLEHLETAEAQTNLFHAFVMMTASAVDVKSAYTGEHCKRVPDITQMLAEKMVADKGTFANFDMNKKQWEELLLAAWLHDCGKVSTPDFIMDKSTKLETVYDRIHEVRMRYEVLKRDAEIGYLESVLEGNDKLDAQAQCEQLKLTLDNEFAFVADCNLGSEFMADDKIARLEQLAQRTWLRTLPDDIGISHQEKVKKVAQRLPAVETVLTNKTEHLYAWDEKKKLQVNGLRDFKIKQPMYQYNRGELYNLGIKAGTLTVEDRYNINEHIVQTYMMLDQLPYPEHLKNVPIIAGSHHERIDGKGYPLELAGEQIPLQGRIIAVADVFEALTASDRPYKEAKPLSLALKIMANMVKDKHLDRELFDLFLTTGVYSQYATEYLPSQQIDIVDIDSIRGIYLPTNDDDSLSAKQKVTT
- a CDS encoding GNAT family N-acetyltransferase is translated as MLVTRQLNLRAFSLSDKETMIHLLSDTDFMAYSPTGVMTISQAERRFSSLLSAFKDHGIGKLAVIERSSGDLIGYCGIESFEYENATAVELGYRLKLSARGKGYAFEASKAVLAFATQLGYQRVFAFTEPDNTPSQHILIKLGFMLREQGVHQGMPIQYFEKLF
- a CDS encoding NIPSNAP family protein — its product is MITCYVKYVIDASKVKEFEEYAKMWIPLVETFGGQHSGYFLPSEGASNIALALFSFPSLAAYEEYRLKSVDDDACIKAFQFAEDTNCIVSYERSFFRPVFS
- the yddG gene encoding aromatic amino acid DMT transporter YddG, with amino-acid sequence MINTHKFTLAGCLAILLWSTIVGLIRNVAEQLGPIGGAAMIYTVSSVFLWVFLGAPKLKLFPPRYLLIGGGLFVSYEICLSLALGMANDRTQAVEMGVINYLWPSLTVLMAVFISNKPVNKLLYPAIALSFFGVAWTVGGDEGISISQLTSNIATNPASYSMAFFGAFIWAFYCNITKKLANGMNGITWFFIGTAIALWIKYFISNEPAMEFTTEATFDLLLAGIVMGSGYALWNIGILGGNMVFLATLSYFTPILSTFFSAMILNIELTTKFWQGVVMVTVASLICWWLTREKS
- a CDS encoding YccF domain-containing protein, which encodes MRTIGNIIWFLFGGAVMGLAWVLFGVLAFISIVGIPWGRSCFVIAGFSFFPFGKEAIYRDELTRAEDIGTGSFGFIGNALWFIFAGVWLALGHVASAIACFVTIIGIPFALQHLKLAVISLAPIGQTIVDKDVAAMARYKNNKFKL